A DNA window from Eretmochelys imbricata isolate rEreImb1 chromosome 3, rEreImb1.hap1, whole genome shotgun sequence contains the following coding sequences:
- the CIMIP5 gene encoding ciliary microtubule inner protein 5 — protein sequence MGSRSTGFRRTTSASYRLPAARPLVDLASSSSPSLSTPQHGKALPASQVLAEQAARAREEEQAALRKDQVRQDKIWREFMEAEWRGRKYWYQNWGFMKDYDPMGKKKEQEQLPEYMPVFSDNVPNTTNQTIGSRMNTETGKTLINMDYFLNSGRQKKKLDHEFQPS from the exons ATGGGAAGCAGATCAACTGGATTCAGGAGAACCACCTCCGCCAGTTACCGGTTACCAGCCGCCAGACCTTTGGTGGATCTCGCCTCATCCTCGTCTCCttctctcagcaccccccagcaTGGGAAAGCTCTGCCTGCCAGCCAGGTCTTAGCAGAACAGGCAGCCCGGGCCCgggaggaggagcaggcagcaCTACGGAAGGACCAGGTTCGGCAGGACAAGATCTGGAGGGAGTTTATGGAGGCTGAGTGGAGGGGAAGAAAATATTG GTACCAGAATTGGGGTTTCATGAAGGACTATGATCCAATG GGTAAGAAAAAGGAGCAGGAGCAACTGCCTGAGTATATGCCTGTGTTCTCAGACAACGTTCCCAACACCACCAACCAGACTATCGGCAGTAGAATGAACACTGAAACTGGCAAAACTCTAATAAACATGGATTACTTCCTCAACAGCGGAAGACAAAAGAAGAAACTTGACCACGAGTTCCAGCCCTCCTAG